Proteins encoded in a region of the Thunnus thynnus chromosome 8, fThuThy2.1, whole genome shotgun sequence genome:
- the LOC137188118 gene encoding histamine H3 receptor → MRKVYNDFGFKLTMGAHILESNSSGNLTPAVSEAGTVLPGYLVVILSVLMVTLVVVVVAGNALVIMAFIVDKTLRNQSNYFFLNLAISDFLVGAFCIPVYIPYNLTGRWMLGKGLCKVWLVVDYLLCTASVFNIVLISYDRFLSVTRAVKYRAQRNMTRQAVFKMVAVWALAFLLYGPAIIFWETIVGVSVVPAHECYAEFYFTWYFLLSASTFEFFTPFVSVAFFNLSIYLNIHRRNKSGNTGAEDNAKMQRNSKMYREGGGGGWSVFFVKTRKVSSSEPTAISAVIEDDDILSPSSSGDPNNSHIFTQREKFSPSRNNSRLFQPTASCMAPGRRTQGSRLSRDKKIAKSLAIIVCIFGICWAPYTLLMIIRAACSGKCVANYWYEMTFWLLWLNSAINPFLYPLCHSSFRRAFSKILCPKRQSVQPQIEAQSC, encoded by the exons ATGAGAAAGGTCTACAATGATTTTGGCTTTAAATTAACTATGGGGGCACATATCCTGGAGTCCAACTCCAGCGGCAACTTGACTCCTGCTGTGTCTGAGGCTGGGACTGTCCTCCCGGGCTACCTGGTGGTGATCTTATCAGTGCTCATGGTGACTCTGGTGGTCGTGGTGGTGGCTGGAAACGCGCTGGTCATTATGGCTTTCATTGTGGATAAAACCCTGAGAAACCAAAGCAACTACTTCTTTCTGAACCTGGCTATATCTGATTTTCTCGTGG GTGCCTTCTGCATCCCAGTGTACATCCCGTACAACCTGACAGGCCGCTGGATGCTGGGTAAGGGTCTCTGCAAGGTGTGGCTGGTCGTGGACTACCTGCTCTGCACTGCCTCAGTCTTCAACATTGTCCTCATTAGTTATGACCGTTTCCTGTCAGTCACAAGAGCA GTGAAATACAGAGCGCAGAGAAACATGACCCGCCAGGCTGTGTTCAAGATGGTGGCAGTGTGGGCGTTGGCCTTCCTCCTCTATGGCCCCGCCATCATCTTCTGGGAGACGATTGTTGGTGTGAGTGTTGTCCCGGCCCACGAGTGCTATGCCGAGTTTTATTTCACCTGGTACTTCCTGCTCAGTGCTTCTACCTTTGAGTTCTTCACTCCGTTTGTGTCTGTGGCCTTCTTCAACCTCAGCATCTACCTGAACATCCATCGGAGGAACAAGAGCGGGAACACCGGTGCTGAGGACAATGCCAAGATGCAGAGGAACAGTAAGATGtacagagaaggaggaggaggaggctggtctgtgttttttgtcaagACTCGGAAGGTGTCGTCCAGCGAGCCCACTGCTATCTCTGCAGTTATCGAGGATGACGACATCCTGTCCCCGTCTTCCAGCGGGGACCCAAACAACAGTCACATATTCACGCAGAGGGAGAAGTTTTCTCCCAGCAGAAACAACTCCAGGCTGTTTCAGCCCACGGCCTCCTGCATGGCACCTGGCCGCAGAACACAGGGGTCTCGTCTTTCCCGAGACAAAAAGATTGCCAAATCTTTGGCCATTATTGTCTGCATTTTTGGGATTTGCTGGGCTCCTTACACTCTACTAATGATTATCCGTGCTGCCTGCAGCGGTAAATGTGTGGCGAACTACTGGTACGAGATGACATTCTGGCTTCTGTGGTTGAACTCTGCCATCAACCCGTTCTTGTACCCACTCTGCCACAGCAGCTTTCGAAGGGCTTTCTCAAAGATACTGTGTCCTAAAAGACAATCAGTCCAGCCTCAGATTGAGGCTCAGTCTTGTTAG